Genomic segment of Arachis stenosperma cultivar V10309 chromosome 4, arast.V10309.gnm1.PFL2, whole genome shotgun sequence:
AAACCTTTTCCATGAGAAATAACATGCACTGATTGAATAGCTtcatttcaaagtgaaatgaaatTTAATTTCTCTGGTAAAATTGCAGAACAAATGGCAAGGTGAAGTGAAAACCAAACAAGGGAGTAGTGCTAATGATCCTAAGCATGAAAATGTAACCGTGGAAGAGGGTTCATATGATAGGAACAAGGATAGAAGCAAAGAAGCCTTGGAAGAATTTCATTCAATTCAAAATCCAAATTCAAGAGATAGCATGAAAACATCATCAAGGAAATCTAAGTTAATTCCCAATGAAAAGGTCAAGGGAGATTCAAATCATGAAGATTCTGTTGAAGAAAGAACAAACCCTTCTATAGTAACAACTCATTTTCCAAAGCAGAATCGAACGCAGCATGATCATGTAGATTGGAAGATCATGTCAGTTAGGACAAGATGAACACAGAGATGAACAATTGttctatttatttttgaaaaacatttgtTGTTTCATTTGTATAACATTTGGAATTAAGATGCAAAAGTTTTTGGATATGGTCCTATGAATGAATAGAGAGAACGAAATTAGAACTATACATATATGATAGTTAAAGGTCTTGTCATCCTAAATGCACACACAATATACCATCTACAGCAGGGTCGGTTTTTCATTTAGAAATTTCCAAATCATAATAGTTTGAACAAAGTtgattgatttttgaatttcaaatgAAAATCCAACACGCATAAACACTTGGTTCTTCTTCCAATTTCAAAGAATAGCATGCACTAGTAGTCTTCTAATTATGAACTTAACCTTCCAAACTGCATTGCATGCACTTAGCTATTTTTTAAGATCCACCAAGTCCACATGACGAGGCTGGTGGCCGGAGCTGGAAACCAACGAGTTTTCCGGCGGAGTAGGGTAAACATCGTACTTGTTTGGCCGCCATTatcttgataaaaaaattattttttcaatgaaataattttttttagcgtgtttggcaaatttctagtagtaaaaataaaagtattagaaaaatagtcacaaaaaaatactagaaaaataaaataaaacatcttttttgagaagctgtaatttatatttttttcttaaaaaaaaagatgtttttcatataataaatagacaaaaaaaaattttatattgttatacccaaatataattgatagataaaaaaacttttttacataagatatctaaatataaaattactttttacttttctataagatcttttaaaaaactcaaaaaaaatttttttttagaaactcACCCAAACAAATCTATCGTTATGTTGCTCCTAagttatttgaatttttaaattaaatgtaaattttttaaaaaagaatataattttaaaaggtAAAAAACTCAATAgaattgataattgaaaaagttaaataatttgtatgatttgattaaattttaatttaacgagtcaccaaaaaaattttaatttaacgATTCTTAGATATAATTAAGTTTCCACCTTTTTAAAGAGTAGCCTTCTTCGTTTTCCGTTTTCGTTTTCCTATCCCTCTCGACAGTATTTCCAAAAACAATTCTGCTATGTTACTAACACCATTTCTGTCAATATCTGTCAattcttatttataattgtgtttaATGGAGGTGTCTTTgtggatgtgtctaataaaaatattttttttatagctgtatttaataaaagtgtctttatagatatattttttagatgtgtctctttatatatgtgtTCAAAATATAATAACTAATCATTATTAACAATAAGTTGGTAGATAATATGTTGGTACCTGTACTTTTCCTTCCAAAAAACCCTTCTGAGTTCTAAGAGCCTTCACCGTTTCCACTCCCTCGCAATTTCCATGGTCACATACCTCCACATAATGCGCCGAATACCAAAGCTTCTAAAGCCCTACACAACCCTTCAACTTCCCCAAACCCAACAACAACCCCTCACAACGCACCAACTCAAATCCCTCGTCCTCTCCCACTACTCCCATGGCAAGTTCAATAACATCCTCCAAAACGTCGTCGCGTTACCCGCTGTACTCCTCACCGCCTGCCACAACCTTTCCGCCTCCGCTCGACTGCCCGGTTCGCGCCCTCTCCTGGACTCGGTCTCGGCCCAGTTCAGCCTCGAGTCAATGTGCCGAGAGATCCGGGAGAACCGGTTCGACGTGGCGGGCTCCTGCGTCGTTCTAACCGGAAACGGTTCGCCATTAGGACCGTTGGTTCTCCCCAATTTGAAGCTGAATGTGTTGGTTGAGGCTGTTAGGATGGTTCTTGAAGCAGTGTACGATGAACGGTTTGTGACGTTTTGCTACGGTGGACGCGTCGGAATGGGAAGGCACACTGCTGTGAGGTATTTGAAAAACTCAGTTGAGAATCCTTCTTGGTGGTTTAGGGTTAGGTTTAACCGTCATAGATTTGGGAATGAACATGTGGAGAGGCTGTGTTCTGTTATTCAGCGGAAATTGAACGATGTCGTTTTAATTGGATTGATAAAGAGGTTGTTTGAGTGTGAGGTTTTGGTGATTGAGCTTGGTGGGAATTGGATTGGGAGAGGGTTCCCTCAGGAATGTGGATTGTGTTCTGTTTTGATGAATGTGTACTTTGATGAGTTTGACAGAGAGATTCAAGAGATACGGCTCAGGGAGAATCGAGAGAGTCGCGAAATGGAGCCAAAGCTGGTTTGTTCTAGCGATGGTGGCGTGTATTACAAGCCTGTGAAGGTTTATGCTGTGAGGTATTTGGATGAGATACTTCTTGTGACTTCTGGGAAGAGGATGATGGCAATGGAGCTGAAGAATAGTTTGTTGAGGAGTTTGGAAGTTGATTTGTGTTTGGATGTTGATAAAGTGAACACGGCGATACATAGCGCAACGGAGGAGAAGATTGAGTTTGTTGGGATGGAGCTGCAGGCTGTTCCGCCGTCGGTGTTGCGCCCGCCTATGATGGAGAAAGCAATTAGGGCGAGGAAAAAGTACCTTAGGCAGAAGGAAGTTAGAGCCATGGAATTGAGAAATGCCAGACAAAGGAACAGAAGGATATTGGGGTTGAAGATATTTAAACATGTTTATAAGAAGACAAAGCAAAGTGATGGGTTCAAATTTGACTTCAGCATTGAAAATGAGGTCCGAGAAATTTTTAAATCTTGGGCTGATGAAGTGGTGCAAGAGTTTCTGGAGAACATAGATGAGTGTCAAGAATGGCATCGAAGGTTATCGGGTGGTGATTTCCTTTCTTTAGCACACATTAGGAATCAGTTACCGCCTGAGCTTATTGATGCTTATGATAATTTCCAAGAGCAGGTGGATAAATATTTAAATCCGGTAAAAGCTAGGAAGGCAATAGAGGAGGAAGCGGAAAGAATAagggaagaagaggaagaaagataTGCAAAGGGAACACTTGAAGATTTGACTAGGCTTTGTATGAAAGTTGAGGCGCCAATAATACTCATAAGAAAGGCTGTGAAGTTGGTTGGTTTTACTAATCATATGGGTCGTCCGAGGCCGATTGAATTCCTGTTTGCACTCGAGGATACAGATATTATCAAGTGGTATGCTGGCATTGCTAGAAGGTGGTTGGATTTCTATTGTTGTTGCCACAACTTCAAGGCAGTCAAAACTATTGTGAGTTATCATTTGAGGTTCTCTTGTATCTTGACATTAGCAGAGAAGCACGAATCGACTAAGCACGAAGCCATAAAGAATTTCAGCAAAGATTTAAGAGTCTATGACTTGGATGGAAATGATGAAGTGCATTTTCCAACCGAAAAAGAGGTTAAAATGATGGGAGACAGAAATCTCTCCGATCCAAAGCCTGTAGATGGGGCTTTAACTTTGGCTGTAATAAGATTGGCATCGGATGAGCCTCCGACGCCTTGTATTGCCCACTTTTGTGACAACACAACTACAGTCTTCTATAGGGTTCGGTTGCTGCAAAAATGTTTGAATATAAATCCACTAGATAAAGAGAAATGGGTGCAAGGGATGGGTACAATTCATGAAAGCCTAGACCAAAAGTGTCTTCCACTATGTGCTGATCATATACACGATTTGTACATGGGGAGAATTAATCTTCAAGACATTGACTGTGCCTCGTTTGCAGATGTGGATTGATTGATGCTCGTCTCATTTTTACCTTGATTGGCATTGCAATCAATGAAATGAGCACTTTATACTTTTCTAAAATTCAACACATCATTTTCTTGTTAACTGCTCCTAGAAGATTAGGGAATTGATTACTTTTAAAAATGAGCAATTTAATGGGATAGAACCAAAGCCTTGGAAGAATTTCATTCAATTTAAAATCCAAATTCAAGAGATAACATCAAGACATCATCAAGGAACTCTAGTTAATTCCCAATGAACAGGTCAAGGGAGATTCAAATACTTAAGACTCTGTTGAAGAAAAAGATCAAACCCTTACCAAGATAGACGGTGGAAACAGCATGGGCCTCAACCTGATCCCAACCTAACTCCAATAGTAACAACCTATGTTCCAAAGCAGAGTCAATCGCAGCATGATCATGTAGATTGGAAGATCATGTCAGTTAGGACAAGATGAGCAGAGAGATGAacaattcttttatttatttttgaaaaactattATTGTTTCATTTGTATAGCATTTGGAATTAAGATGCAACAGTTTTTGGACATGGTCCTATGAATGAATAGAGAGAACGAAATTagaactatatatatatatatatatatatatgatagtTAAAGGTCTTGGCAGAGTTACAACATCCTAAACCGAAATTAGCACCCTAAATACACACAAAATATACCATCTACAATAGATTGATTTTGGAATTTCAAATGAAAATCCAACACACATGTTCCAATTTCAAAAAACAGCATGCACTAGTTAAATATCCTTTCTTTATGTTACCCTCCTCTTCTTTCCTGAAAGTATTTCAAACAAGCGAGCAGCATCAACACCAGCATCAGTAGCAGAAGCCGAAGCTTTCTGTGCTTTCTGTGCTTTCTCTGCTTCTGCTAGAGTCCTCAACACATCGAAAACAAGAgagctcttcttcttctttacaTTGTCTGCTTTCCCCGATGGTGGCTCCAAAAGTTTCGGTTTTTCCACCTGCAACTCATCAGAACGCAGTTCCCTTTCATTAACAGCATTTCGTTTGATTCCACCAAGTTCCACCTTCCGAAACCCTAAAGCAGAACCCGAACCCAAATTGACGCAATCCGATTCTTCGGAATCATAATCATCGAGATCCACAACCTCCACTTCTCGAGGCTGGTGGTCGGAGCTGGAAACCAACGAGTTCTCCGGCGGAGTATGGTAAACGTCGTGTTGCTCCTGAGTGCTTCCACCACCGTCGGCGACGGTAACAGTGGCCTGACCACAAAATGGAATGCTTTGCAAGAGTTGTTTCTGTGAAGAAGAGTTTTCATAGAAGTTGAAAAGGAAGTGAAATGGGTCGCTTTCTTCCTCCATTTCTCGACACCAaagcttcaacctttctccgtGGTAACACGCACGCACACACACGCGCCAAAAGTTTCACTAGTGCTTCTATTTACAACGTTGACGCTTCACTTTTACAGTCGTATTAGTGGTATTGGGCTTATTTTCCAGTCTTTGAGACCCAATGTAAATAGCCCAACTTgagaattatttaatttttttctaataaattattgagaaaaagtgaaaaacccAATTATCTCAAAAGACAACGAGACATTTGACAAAAGTTATCAATTCGGCccctaaactttatttttatggGATGAATTAGCCCCTGTTCagtcttaaaaaaaatatcaggGGGCAGGTTGAGTGTTCTTTTTTTCTTCGTTGTCCTTTCGAGATCGAATCCCGTCTTGTGCACGTAGCAACCTATTGACTAGCAGCAAACTCTTAAATAGAGTTCTGATCCGTGACAAATTAGTTCTTGATCTGTCAGGCTACTTAACATACACTAAAAATGTTATAcaaatatgatatatatatatatatatatatatatatatatatatatacaaaaatttaatcactaaatcaattattatatatttatatatataaaataatttaatagttTATTTTATAATGTACACATAAATATTTACatcttaattaataattaccaACTTCATGTAAATAACTATCAATTTTTGCTATGGAATTATTCATTTCCAAactaagaaaaaagagaaagtcTAAGGAATTagcacttttattaaaatttagccG
This window contains:
- the LOC130976934 gene encoding nuclear intron maturase 3, mitochondrial translates to MRRIPKLLKPYTTLQLPQTQQQPLTTHQLKSLVLSHYSHGKFNNILQNVVALPAVLLTACHNLSASARLPGSRPLLDSVSAQFSLESMCREIRENRFDVAGSCVVLTGNGSPLGPLVLPNLKLNVLVEAVRMVLEAVYDERFVTFCYGGRVGMGRHTAVRYLKNSVENPSWWFRVRFNRHRFGNEHVERLCSVIQRKLNDVVLIGLIKRLFECEVLVIELGGNWIGRGFPQECGLCSVLMNVYFDEFDREIQEIRLRENRESREMEPKLVCSSDGGVYYKPVKVYAVRYLDEILLVTSGKRMMAMELKNSLLRSLEVDLCLDVDKVNTAIHSATEEKIEFVGMELQAVPPSVLRPPMMEKAIRARKKYLRQKEVRAMELRNARQRNRRILGLKIFKHVYKKTKQSDGFKFDFSIENEVREIFKSWADEVVQEFLENIDECQEWHRRLSGGDFLSLAHIRNQLPPELIDAYDNFQEQVDKYLNPVKARKAIEEEAERIREEEEERYAKGTLEDLTRLCMKVEAPIILIRKAVKLVGFTNHMGRPRPIEFLFALEDTDIIKWYAGIARRWLDFYCCCHNFKAVKTIVSYHLRFSCILTLAEKHESTKHEAIKNFSKDLRVYDLDGNDEVHFPTEKEVKMMGDRNLSDPKPVDGALTLAVIRLASDEPPTPCIAHFCDNTTTVFYRVRLLQKCLNINPLDKEKWVQGMGTIHESLDQKCLPLCADHIHDLYMGRINLQDIDCASFADVD